The Mixophyes fleayi isolate aMixFle1 chromosome 1, aMixFle1.hap1, whole genome shotgun sequence genome includes a region encoding these proteins:
- the LOC142161455 gene encoding serine/threonine-protein kinase SBK1-like, translated as MQDTMASSLRDVELTLEGLVSFASQFLQEIELEDSYHVMKELGGGGYASVFMVKDIKTDQRMAVKMMDRKRTTERNFLMEFSMSFLFSSHPNIIGSYGIAFKTSDHFAFAQELSPVGDLLSLILPNVSTRDTVKRCAVQISNALEFIENKGLVHMDIKTENILVFDQHCHCIKISDFGLSHFKGTAIQTKSGTGSYMAPEMCQLTDKDRLVVDSTLDVWAFGVVLYCLLTGEFPWQLAMPRDKEYSRFVEWQNHSQLDVAPSPWNRLPVGVLRMFSHLLAIDSSQRSKSTEILMFMGESWKAERAQNDTTDNFPVQSELSCFSKNLSYIPTDTSNSSESIQSVISAMSRHLNTDSFGLECEETPDDWQNNAPNPLILLDDEISLHVGAEVEIG; from the exons ATGCAG GATACAATGGCCTCCAGTCTACGTGATGTGGAGCTTACCCTGGAAGGACTGGTCTCCTTTGCTTCCCAGTTCCTGCAGGAAATAGAACTTGAGGACAGCTACCACGTCATGAAGGAGCTTGGAGGAGGTGGCTATGCTTCAGTGTTCATGGTAAAGGACATAAAAACAG ATCAGAGAATGGCAGTAAAGATGATGGACAGGAAAAGAACAACTGAGAGAAATTTCCTCATGGAATTCAGTATGTCCTTCCTATTCTCATCCCATCCCAATATCATTGGGAGTTATGGCATTGCGTTCAAGACCAGTGACCACTTTGCCTTTGCCCAGGAGCTGTCACCAGTGGGTGATTTGTTATCTCTCATTCTACCCAATGTAAGTACAA GAGACACAGTGAAGAGATGTGCAGTGCAGATCTCCAATGCACTggaatttatagaaaataaaggactgGTGCATATGGACATTAAAACAGAGAACATTTTGGTGTTTGATCAGCACTGTCATTGCATTAAAATTTCTGACTTTGGTCTTTCACATTTCAAGGGAACAGCAATTCAAACCAAGTCTGGGACTGGCTCTTACATGGCCCCTGAAATGTGCCAGCTTACTGACAAGGATCGTTTGGTTGTAGACTCCACTCTTGATGTGTGGGCATTTGGTGTTGTTCTTTATTGCTTGCTCACAGGAGAGTTTCCCTGGCAGTTGGCAATGCCTAGAGACAAAGAGTACAGTAGATTTGTTGAATGGCAAAATCACAGCCAGCTTGACGTCGCTCCCTCACCGTGGAACAGGCTGCCTGTTGGAGTGTTGAGGATGTTTAGTCATCTTTTAGCCATAGACAGTAGTCAGCGAAGCAAATCTACTGAAATCTTGATGTTCATGGGTGAGAGTTGGAAAGCAGAAAGAGCCCAGAATGATACTACAGACAATTTTCCTGTACAATCAGAGCTCTCATGTTTCAGCAAGAATCTGTCTTACATCCCAACAGACACTTCAAACAGCAGTGAGTCCATTCAGTCTGTTATTAGCGCCATGTCACGTCATTTGAACACTGATAGTTTTGGCTTGGAGTGTGAGGAGACACCAGATGACTGGCAGAATAATGCACCAAATCCACTCATACTTCTGGATGATGAGATATCTCTACATGTCGGGGCAGAGGTGGAAATTGGGTGA